Proteins from one Juglans microcarpa x Juglans regia isolate MS1-56 chromosome 1S, Jm3101_v1.0, whole genome shotgun sequence genomic window:
- the LOC121247061 gene encoding F-box protein PP2-A13-like: protein MGANFSAGVSEMDPPMKPRLGDIPESCAALVLMYLDPPEICKLARLNRAFRGASSADFIWESKLPPNYLYIMEKVFDEETLVKFRKKDVYARLCRPNPFDNNTKELWLDKSSGDVSVSISSKALRITGIDDRRYWNHISTEETRFQTVAYLQQIWWLEVDGEFEFQFPAGTYSIFFRLQLGRSSKRMGRRICNSEHVHGWNIKPVSFQLTTADGQHAVTQCYLDSPGNWVHYHAGDFVVRNTNALMKIKFSLTQIDCTHTKGGLCVDCVFIYPKVSGKS, encoded by the exons ATGGGTGCGAATTTTTCCGCTGGCGTGTCGGAAATGGATCCACCAATGAAGCCCAGGTTGGGGGATATCCCGGAGAGCTGTGCCGCACTGGTTTTGATGTACTTGGACCCCCCTGAGATTTGCAAACTGGCCCGGTTGAACCGGGCTTTTCGGGGCGCTTCTTCTGCTGATTTTATATGGGAATCGAAGTTGCCGCCGAATTATCTGTATATCATGGAGAAAGTGTTTGATGAAGAGACTTTGGTGAAATTTAGGAAGAAGGATGTCTATGCCAGGCTTTGCAGGCCTAATCCCTTTGATAATAACACAAAG GAGCTTTGGCTGGATAAGAGTTCGGGTGACGTTTCTGTCTCTATTTCGTCGAAGGCTTTAAGGATTACCGGAATAGATGACCGGAGGTACTGGAATCACATTTCGACAGAAGAAACTAG GTTCCAGACAGTGGCTTATCTCCAACAAATCTGGTGGTTGGAAGTAGATGGTGAGTTTGAGTTCCAATTCCCTGCCGGCACGTATAGTATCTTTTTTAGACTCCAGCTTGGGAGGTCCTCCAAGAGAATGGGACGTCGGATTTGCAATTCCGAGCACGTCCATGGCTGGAACATTAAACCTGTAAGCTTCCAGCTAACAACAGCTGATGGTCAACACGCTGTGACCCAGTGCTATTTGGACAGTCCTGGGAACTGGGTCCACTACCACGCCGGAGACTTTGTTGTTCGGAACACCAATGCGTTGATGAAGATCAAATTTTCCTTGACTCAGATCGATTGCACTCACACCAAAGGTGGTCTTTGTGTAGACTGTGTGTTTATATACCCGAAAGTGTCGGGAAAGAGCTAG